Proteins encoded in a region of the Thermodesulfobacteriota bacterium genome:
- a CDS encoding BON domain-containing protein: MRHFLLIILTCIIFSTSGCMTTAYRLATDERTVCCCVDDTVIATRIRKSFIDDPILSVFDIKVMVHKGHVVLAGIIKSGSQVKRATFLARRAPGVREVKTYFLPGRKPGHSLNGFIDDCLITSRINTKLIGDPNLRVFQIDVYTVCGHVVMAGIVNSKERAGLAIKYAYGVSGVRKVQSFIMVGKGDSLF, translated from the coding sequence ATGCGCCACTTTTTGCTGATTATTTTAACATGTATAATTTTTAGCACATCGGGCTGTATGACTACGGCCTATCGGTTGGCAACAGACGAACGAACGGTTTGTTGTTGTGTCGATGATACGGTCATTGCAACCAGGATACGCAAGAGCTTCATCGATGACCCTATACTAAGTGTCTTTGACATCAAGGTCATGGTTCACAAGGGGCATGTGGTCTTAGCCGGAATTATTAAATCCGGCTCCCAGGTTAAACGCGCTACTTTTCTGGCGCGGAGAGCGCCTGGGGTGCGGGAGGTGAAAACTTACTTTTTGCCCGGACGTAAACCGGGGCATTCCCTTAATGGCTTTATTGACGATTGCCTGATTACGAGCCGGATCAATACGAAGCTTATCGGTGACCCTAATCTCCGGGTTTTTCAGATAGATGTCTATACGGTTTGCGGGCATGTGGTTATGGCGGGGATAGTAAACAGCAAAGAACGCGCCGGTCTGGCTATAAAATATGCTTATGGAGTCTCGGGGGTGCGCAAAGTCCAGTCTTTTATCATGGTCGGTAAGGGAGACAGCCTTTTTTAA
- the amrA gene encoding AmmeMemoRadiSam system protein A, giving the protein MKEFSLTPEEKRILLQVAREEITKNLMGAGEKTALPAGGEIHAPHGAFITLHKQGRLRGCIGIFSSAQPLHQTVREMAYSAAFKDPRFAPLTADELPGIDIEISVLSPLRKIDNIDQIEVGKHGLYIIRGFNRGVLLPQVATEQNWDKITFLEHTCYKAGLDRDCWRSGAEIYVFTALIFGEKAPGSI; this is encoded by the coding sequence ATGAAAGAGTTCAGTCTGACCCCGGAAGAAAAGAGGATTCTCCTCCAGGTAGCGAGGGAAGAGATCACAAAAAACCTGATGGGCGCCGGAGAAAAGACAGCCCTGCCCGCCGGCGGTGAGATCCATGCCCCTCACGGGGCATTTATCACCCTCCATAAACAGGGGCGCCTTCGGGGTTGTATCGGCATATTTTCTTCCGCTCAACCACTTCATCAAACAGTGCGTGAAATGGCCTATTCTGCTGCCTTTAAGGATCCGCGGTTTGCGCCGCTTACGGCCGACGAACTCCCTGGTATCGACATCGAGATATCGGTGCTATCGCCTCTAAGAAAGATCGATAATATCGACCAAATAGAAGTAGGAAAGCATGGACTCTATATTATCAGAGGGTTTAATCGCGGTGTTTTACTCCCCCAGGTGGCTACCGAACAGAACTGGGATAAAATTACCTTTCTCGAACATACCTGTTACAAGGCCGGTCTGGATAGGGATTGCTGGCGCAGCGGGGCCGAGATATACGTATTCACTGCCCTGATCTTTGGTGAAAAGGCCCCCGGGTCAATCTAA
- a CDS encoding metallophosphoesterase, with translation MNRWLSFLIFFSVFSLSYGGVHFYLYRRIRSHTNFPHAFYKVLAVFFGIMVISPVVCRMFAWKRFFVFGYVLTHISSLWIGFIFYFFLVSLIFDFGGLAYGLLTRGLSRQRQDPLPRNCGLFIMTIIIPLAICTYAYYEALNIRVTNVSIPTPKLPEGIKELVIAQISDAHLGVIIGEVRLKKITGLLRKINPDMIVSTGDLVDQEVDNIDHLAGELRSLTPPLGKYAVMGNHEFYAGVEKSSEFIKKAGFRLLRGERINVRGIINIVGIDDPAGRPFGGKGETGAVSLVARCDPGLFTLFLFHRPPNSEDYVTNLPIDLQLSGHTHGGQLYPFGFVTRIFFPLKTGLYVLNGRRLYVSRGVGTWGPPLRFLTPPEIVVVRLTRGPFHQRSGQ, from the coding sequence ATGAACCGCTGGCTGTCTTTTTTGATCTTCTTCTCGGTATTCTCGCTTAGTTACGGCGGCGTTCATTTTTATCTCTACAGACGCATCCGGTCCCATACAAATTTCCCGCATGCTTTTTATAAGGTATTAGCCGTTTTTTTCGGCATCATGGTGATCTCTCCGGTAGTGTGCCGGATGTTTGCCTGGAAAAGGTTTTTTGTCTTTGGTTATGTGCTGACCCATATTTCTTCTCTCTGGATAGGCTTTATTTTTTATTTCTTCCTGGTAAGTCTAATCTTTGATTTTGGAGGGTTGGCTTATGGTCTTTTAACCCGGGGGTTATCCAGGCAGAGGCAGGACCCCTTGCCCAGGAACTGCGGTTTGTTCATTATGACTATCATCATTCCCTTAGCTATATGCACCTATGCCTATTACGAGGCCCTTAATATCCGGGTGACAAATGTCTCCATCCCTACTCCGAAGCTGCCGGAAGGAATTAAAGAGCTGGTCATCGCCCAGATTTCAGATGCCCATCTGGGAGTCATTATCGGTGAGGTGAGGCTTAAAAAGATAACCGGGTTGCTTCGCAAGATTAATCCGGACATGATTGTTTCAACCGGCGACTTGGTGGATCAGGAGGTAGATAATATAGACCATCTGGCGGGCGAGCTTAGGTCCTTGACCCCGCCCCTGGGGAAATATGCGGTAATGGGTAATCATGAGTTTTATGCCGGCGTGGAAAAGTCTTCTGAATTTATAAAGAAGGCCGGGTTTAGGTTATTGAGAGGGGAGCGCATCAATGTAAGGGGAATAATTAACATAGTTGGGATCGACGACCCGGCTGGCAGGCCTTTTGGGGGCAAGGGAGAAACCGGGGCGGTGTCATTGGTGGCCCGGTGCGATCCGGGGTTATTCACACTTTTTCTCTTTCACCGTCCGCCTAATTCGGAAGATTACGTAACTAATTTGCCCATAGACCTCCAACTATCCGGCCACACGCATGGCGGGCAGCTTTATCCATTTGGCTTTGTCACAAGGATTTTCTTTCCGCTCAAGACCGGACTTTATGTGCTAAACGGCCGGAGGCTCTACGTCAGCCGTGGAGTCGGCACCTGGGGGCCTCCTCTGAGATTCCTGACTCCACCGGAGATTGTGGTGGTTAGATTGACCCGGGGGCCTTTTCACCAAAGATCAGGGCAGTGA
- a CDS encoding MBL fold metallo-hydrolase — protein sequence MKVTCLGAARTVTGSSFLLESNDIHILIDCGMFQGSQEIQKRNRTFHYPPGDIDYLLLTHAHIDHSGLVPKLVKEGFKGQIITTRATNELCGIMLRDSAHIQETEAEWEHKRNKRRGKKGLPPAPLYTVRDAEASMRLFKPIDYGELIQLTPQLSARFLDAGHILGSAFIEIWDHSVSPPMKVVFSGDIGQKEQMLVSDPTAIQEADFLFMESTYGDRLHKSKEKTHRELLHAIQEAVKNHEKVIIPAFAVERTQELIYILSRFYHEGLLPEIPIYIDSPLAISATEVFRNNTEFLNDQTHVLLGRGDHPLALPTLSFTRTTEESRGINQSEGPAIIIAASGMCDAGRIKHHLRNNLWHPGAHIVFVGYQAQGTPGRQIIDGAQKIKLFGEEIAIKANIHTLGGFSAHADQRELLEWLGNFSNPRLKVFVVHGEEDVSLEFVKAIERTFWLEARAPKWLETVELSPVAAQAETVKTEALQVMPDLNRIEMEIRKLKNKLYSKSEGRLEEKETISARLKILTEELQELIKMTTN from the coding sequence ATGAAAGTAACCTGCCTGGGTGCGGCACGCACCGTTACCGGTTCATCATTCCTCCTGGAGAGCAATGATATCCACATCCTCATAGATTGCGGCATGTTCCAGGGCAGCCAGGAGATACAGAAGAGGAACCGCACATTTCATTATCCGCCGGGAGATATCGACTATCTCCTCCTTACCCATGCGCACATCGACCATAGCGGTCTGGTACCAAAACTGGTGAAAGAAGGGTTCAAAGGCCAGATTATCACTACCAGGGCCACGAATGAACTTTGCGGTATTATGTTGCGGGACAGCGCCCATATTCAGGAGACAGAAGCAGAGTGGGAACACAAGCGTAATAAAAGAAGGGGGAAGAAGGGCCTACCCCCTGCCCCACTCTATACTGTGAGAGATGCCGAAGCCAGTATGCGCCTATTCAAACCGATAGATTACGGTGAACTCATCCAGCTTACCCCGCAACTTAGCGCCCGATTTCTGGACGCCGGACATATTCTGGGATCAGCCTTCATCGAAATCTGGGATCATAGCGTGTCGCCACCCATGAAGGTGGTCTTCTCCGGTGACATAGGCCAGAAAGAGCAAATGCTTGTCTCCGACCCGACCGCCATCCAGGAAGCAGATTTTCTTTTCATGGAATCCACCTACGGCGACCGTCTGCACAAGAGCAAGGAAAAGACACATCGTGAACTTTTGCATGCCATCCAGGAAGCCGTAAAGAATCATGAGAAGGTCATTATTCCGGCCTTTGCCGTGGAACGCACCCAGGAACTGATTTACATCCTGAGCCGCTTTTACCACGAAGGGCTGCTGCCCGAAATACCCATTTATATAGACAGCCCCCTGGCCATCTCCGCTACCGAGGTCTTCCGCAATAATACGGAGTTCCTGAATGACCAAACCCATGTCCTTCTGGGAAGAGGAGATCATCCGCTGGCCTTGCCCACCCTCTCTTTTACGCGCACGACCGAAGAGTCCCGGGGCATAAATCAGAGTGAGGGACCAGCCATTATTATCGCCGCCAGCGGCATGTGTGACGCCGGCCGAATCAAACACCACTTACGAAACAACCTGTGGCATCCTGGCGCTCACATCGTTTTCGTCGGCTATCAGGCCCAGGGGACACCAGGGCGGCAGATCATCGACGGGGCGCAAAAGATCAAACTTTTCGGAGAAGAGATCGCCATAAAGGCCAACATCCACACTTTGGGCGGTTTTTCAGCCCATGCGGATCAAAGGGAGCTTCTGGAATGGCTTGGGAACTTCAGCAATCCCCGCCTGAAGGTCTTTGTTGTCCACGGCGAAGAGGACGTCAGCCTGGAATTTGTGAAGGCTATCGAGCGCACCTTCTGGCTGGAGGCCAGGGCTCCAAAATGGCTGGAAACCGTAGAGCTTTCACCTGTAGCCGCACAGGCTGAAACCGTCAAGACTGAGGCGTTACAGGTAATGCCCGATCTGAATCGTATCGAGATGGAGATACGCAAACTAAAAAACAAACTCTACAGTAAAAGTGAAGGCCGCCTGGAAGAGAAGGAGACAATCAGCGCCAGGCTAAAGATATTAACTGAAGAGCTCCAAGAACTTATCAAGATGACCACAAATTAA
- a CDS encoding response regulator — protein MGIKTLPYSPLRRKLLFWFLLLSIIPLIIVGAMAYFSARSALQKEIGEQLQATARNTIQSIDHIIFERMVDVRTLAPSPTITFALENNKKEELTRFLNQQTLDHRLYDFFLVFDKQGRLLATNTIDRLGRPIPSRTLSTIQGHNFREEAWFKRAPVQGLVVGDWDISPIGDAIYGDGGYGLNIAGPVISTSQSYSLAGLTRKLLSRPIPGAGQPRIIGFLLARLSWQPFQRVMENVHRNFLQSGMGSNCVFLTTADGDRVIGDAEIKLVGKSLKRDGISIDSGKSLTDTYGLLRYSRGGLVKTAAYAGSAGFEDFKGLGWKLFIEANEKEFFGRIRTLRYWFAGIMLLVGGVIVFTTIRVGRSIARPILTITNASKAIAEGQFGERVSVPSRDEIGELAENFNQMARSLGEFKRQAEEHHQTLENRVEERTRELEKSEERYRTLYDFSLNLGSILDFQDVLGVILDRICRFIKAQAGFIVSVDPEGQTNIVARTSTLDEKVEELKERFMSASAFQAALKDGKTVIYPKGLSELDMYVTGKKIHSLIAVPLVCKSKVMGMLCIFNKEGEEDFTGDDKAFLDGLASPLAISLENTRLYEELHRAFEELKSTQDQLVVSEKFKALGQMASGIAHDFNNVIMSILGNAQILLLQIDEPDLRERLKAIEKGARASSDTIKRLQEFTRIRKDEDFGPININELIQDVVQLTRPNWKEKPLMEGINIDLETELGEIGPVMGNPSALKDVFTNLIFNAVDAMTTGGKITIRTGIHNERIEIRFADTGCGLSAEVKEKIFDPFFTTKGKKGMGLGLSVSYGTITRHGGEIEVESEEGRGTEFVLHFPIAKLKGQARADVSADFSMKQADILIVDDDEEILIVLDKLLGRVGHRVVTATNGESGIELFQKGRFDLLMTDLGMPGMSGRVLTRKIKDLRPDIPTIMITGWGAQFDTETLKGDGVDFLVTKPFDYEKIMRVIQDALAN, from the coding sequence ATGGGCATCAAGACGTTACCGTATTCTCCCCTTCGCCGGAAACTACTTTTCTGGTTTCTTCTCCTCTCCATTATTCCCCTAATTATTGTCGGGGCGATGGCCTATTTTAGCGCCCGGAGCGCCCTGCAAAAAGAGATCGGCGAACAGTTGCAGGCTACGGCGCGCAATACCATCCAGAGCATCGATCACATAATCTTTGAGCGCATGGTGGACGTCAGGACACTGGCGCCGTCGCCTACCATCACGTTTGCACTTGAGAATAATAAAAAAGAAGAATTAACCCGCTTTCTGAACCAGCAGACGCTGGATCACCGGCTTTATGATTTCTTTCTTGTTTTCGATAAACAAGGCCGCCTTCTGGCCACAAATACCATAGACAGGCTTGGCCGCCCTATCCCCTCCCGGACGCTTTCTACGATACAAGGGCATAATTTTAGAGAAGAAGCCTGGTTTAAAAGGGCGCCCGTGCAGGGCCTGGTGGTCGGAGATTGGGACATCTCGCCTATCGGGGATGCCATTTATGGCGATGGCGGATATGGTTTAAATATAGCTGGCCCTGTTATTTCTACATCTCAGTCCTATAGCCTGGCCGGGCTGACCCGCAAGCTCCTTTCCAGACCCATACCAGGGGCCGGACAACCCAGGATCATCGGTTTCTTGCTGGCCCGCCTTTCGTGGCAGCCGTTTCAACGGGTGATGGAGAATGTGCATAGGAATTTTTTACAATCAGGAATGGGTTCCAATTGCGTTTTCCTGACAACGGCTGACGGCGACAGAGTAATCGGCGATGCCGAAATAAAACTGGTAGGCAAAAGCCTGAAACGCGATGGCATCAGCATTGATTCGGGCAAGAGTTTGACTGATACCTACGGGCTTTTACGCTATTCCAGGGGTGGCCTGGTTAAAACCGCAGCTTATGCCGGCTCGGCAGGGTTTGAGGATTTTAAGGGACTCGGGTGGAAATTATTCATCGAAGCTAATGAGAAAGAGTTCTTTGGCCGGATCCGTACACTTAGATATTGGTTTGCGGGCATTATGCTCCTGGTTGGCGGGGTCATTGTGTTTACTACAATTAGGGTGGGCCGGAGCATTGCCAGGCCCATTCTGACCATAACTAATGCCTCTAAAGCGATTGCGGAAGGGCAATTTGGAGAGCGGGTCAGTGTCCCGTCGCGAGACGAGATCGGTGAGTTGGCGGAAAATTTTAATCAGATGGCCCGCAGCCTCGGCGAGTTTAAAAGGCAGGCGGAGGAACATCATCAGACCCTTGAAAACCGTGTAGAAGAGAGGACGCGCGAGCTGGAAAAGTCAGAGGAGCGCTACCGAACCCTTTATGATTTTTCTCTTAATTTGGGATCCATACTTGATTTCCAGGATGTCCTGGGTGTTATCTTAGACCGCATTTGCCGTTTCATAAAGGCACAGGCCGGTTTCATTGTTTCAGTTGACCCTGAAGGCCAGACAAATATCGTGGCCAGGACTTCAACACTGGATGAAAAAGTCGAGGAGTTAAAAGAGAGGTTTATGTCTGCCTCAGCCTTTCAAGCAGCCCTTAAAGACGGGAAAACAGTTATTTATCCCAAGGGGCTGTCTGAGTTGGACATGTATGTTACCGGCAAGAAGATTCATTCCCTTATTGCGGTGCCGCTTGTCTGTAAGAGTAAGGTTATGGGGATGCTCTGTATCTTCAATAAAGAAGGAGAAGAGGATTTTACAGGGGATGACAAGGCATTTTTGGATGGTCTGGCCTCACCCCTGGCCATATCTCTTGAGAATACCAGGTTGTACGAGGAGCTGCACCGGGCCTTTGAAGAGCTTAAGTCCACACAGGATCAGCTGGTGGTATCAGAGAAATTTAAGGCCCTGGGACAGATGGCTTCGGGCATAGCCCATGATTTTAATAACGTTATCATGTCTATTTTAGGCAACGCCCAGATATTGTTATTACAAATCGACGAACCCGATCTACGGGAAAGGCTCAAGGCCATAGAAAAGGGGGCCAGGGCGTCCTCGGATACGATTAAGCGGTTGCAGGAATTTACACGTATTCGCAAGGACGAAGACTTTGGCCCTATCAATATTAATGAACTTATCCAGGATGTGGTCCAGCTTACCCGTCCCAACTGGAAAGAAAAGCCGCTGATGGAAGGTATAAATATCGATCTGGAGACGGAGTTAGGTGAGATAGGGCCTGTAATGGGCAATCCCTCGGCGCTTAAGGACGTCTTTACCAATCTCATTTTCAATGCAGTGGATGCGATGACCACTGGCGGGAAGATAACGATCCGAACCGGCATACATAATGAGCGAATAGAAATTCGCTTTGCAGATACCGGCTGCGGCTTGTCCGCGGAGGTTAAGGAGAAGATATTCGACCCCTTTTTTACCACCAAGGGGAAGAAAGGCATGGGCCTGGGTCTGAGCGTTTCTTATGGCACCATAACCAGGCATGGCGGGGAGATAGAAGTAGAAAGCGAAGAAGGCCGGGGGACAGAATTTGTTCTCCATTTCCCCATCGCCAAATTAAAAGGACAAGCAAGGGCCGATGTCTCCGCTGATTTTTCTATGAAGCAGGCAGATATCCTGATTGTGGATGACGATGAGGAGATTTTGATAGTGTTGGATAAACTCCTGGGCCGCGTTGGCCACCGGGTAGTTACGGCCACAAATGGCGAATCAGGTATAGAGCTTTTTCAGAAAGGCCGGTTTGATCTGCTTATGACCGACCTGGGTATGCCCGGCATGTCCGGGCGGGTTTTAACCAGAAAGATAAAGGACCTACGGCCTGATATACCAACTATAATGATCACCGGCTGGGGAGCGCAGTTTGACACTGAGACCCTAAAGGGCGATGGCGTGGACTTTCTCGTAACCAAGCCCTTTGATTATGAGAAGATAATGCGGGTAATACAGGACGCCTTGGCTAATTAG